GTGAAAAGGGGGCAATGACATGACGACGAAAAGCTATGCCGCGCCCGGCGACTACAATCTGGCCGATCTGCTGTGCTGCGCCGCGGCCCGCGAGGTGCGCGACCACGAGGTGGTGTTCGCCGGCACCGGCCTGCCCATGGTGGCCATCATGCTCGCCCAGCAGACCCACGCCCCCAATCTCAAACTGATCTTCGAGGCGGGCACCCTTGACGGCCGGCCACCACAGCTGCCGACTTCCGTGGGCGATGCGCGCTGCGAGGTCGGCGCCTCGCGCGCCTCGGGGTTGCACGACGCCTTTTCCATCGCTCAGCGCGGCTACGTGGACCTGGGCTTTCTCGGCGGCGCCGAGGTCGATCAGTACGGCAACGTCAACACCACCGCCATCGGCGACTATCTGGAACCCGAACTGCGCCTCACCGGCAGCGGCGGCAACCCCGACATCAACTCCTTCGCGAGCCGCACCATCTTCATCATGGTTCACGAAAAGCGCCGCTTCACGGAAAACGTCAGCTACATCACCAGCCCCGGCTGGCGCGTGAAGAAATGGCCCGAAGGGGATTGGGTGCACCGCCGCGAACTCTATGGCGCGGCCTACCGCGGAGGCCCGGCGGCCGTGATCAGCACCCTCGGGGTGTTTCGCTTCGACGAGGAGACGGGGCGCATCTATCTCGACACCTGTCATCCCGGCACCAGCGTCGCGCAGATCAAGGAGCAGTGCCAGTTCGACCTCGATGTCTCGCGGG
This window of the Geoalkalibacter sp. genome carries:
- a CDS encoding CoA-transferase subunit beta, whose amino-acid sequence is MTTKSYAAPGDYNLADLLCCAAAREVRDHEVVFAGTGLPMVAIMLAQQTHAPNLKLIFEAGTLDGRPPQLPTSVGDARCEVGASRASGLHDAFSIAQRGYVDLGFLGGAEVDQYGNVNTTAIGDYLEPELRLTGSGGNPDINSFASRTIFIMVHEKRRFTENVSYITSPGWRVKKWPEGDWVHRRELYGAAYRGGPAAVISTLGVFRFDEETGRIYLDTCHPGTSVAQIKEQCQFDLDVSRVSGETAPPTVEELHLIHEVLDPEQIFIPKVKK